One bacterium DNA window includes the following coding sequences:
- a CDS encoding type II toxin-antitoxin system RelE/ParE family toxin: MARKVKWTEAAWSDLKEAADYIAKDSQFYAAAFVREVRDAARSLAYLAERGRIVPEFNDPSIRELFVRKYRLIYHVREQIVHIIGFIHGARDLLTLWERERRANLENRDSNHK; encoded by the coding sequence ATGGCTCGGAAAGTAAAATGGACAGAAGCAGCTTGGAGTGATCTTAAGGAGGCTGCAGATTATATTGCTAAAGATTCTCAATTTTATGCCGCAGCATTCGTCCGGGAGGTACGGGATGCAGCTCGCTCTTTAGCTTATCTAGCAGAGCGAGGTCGCATTGTGCCAGAGTTCAATGATCCAAGCATCCGCGAACTTTTTGTGAGGAAATATCGATTGATCTATCATGTAAGAGAGCAAATTGTACACATTATTGGCTTCATTCATGGAGCCCGTGATCTATTAACACTTTGGGAGCGAGAAAGACGAGCAAATCTTGAAAATAGAGATAGTAATCATAAATAG
- a CDS encoding penicillin-binding protein 2, giving the protein MYNDYKKRVYIIWWLLGILGIFLLIKLFYIQVLKSKELKKEADNIHTFQKIYTLPRGRIFDRNGNILAMSAETISILVRPKQISTKDYTRILKVLGINPLNLKRNEKPFWLKRRVPVEVGEKIREKIKNISGIDFLVEHKRYYPYTTIGGNLVGFVKFEDDARRINGLSGIEASFNKYLLSSSHSPKIMRDGRGRILYTQERFPDELKGGDVYLAIDVRLQHIAEEEIRKTVEEYSAKGGICIIGCPKTGEILAQSTIPSFNPNIYSSWEKEMWKKIPKENLKNKAVSFVFEPGSLFKPIIAGILLEEGLVKESDRFFCSGEYKVGNRKIYCPHKHGIQSFRDVLKNSCNVGMSQAIEKLKDERLLFYLSQFGFGTKTGTGIIEEEAGIFPKRMTNIRKANLSFGYGISVTPIQLYLAFSTICNNGILISPIVARSILLNNKIIKEEKPIPKREVLSQDTVSKLKDMMVSIVEEGTGRNAKITGYKIAGKTGTAEKVVGGRYDASKVVSSFVGFFPADNPEILILVILDEPKKAHYASIVASPCFKRIAERLIFLQNIRKEL; this is encoded by the coding sequence ATGTATAACGATTACAAAAAAAGGGTATATATTATCTGGTGGCTACTTGGTATTCTTGGAATATTTCTTTTAATAAAGCTCTTTTATATTCAGGTTTTAAAAAGCAAGGAATTAAAAAAGGAGGCAGATAATATCCATACATTCCAAAAGATTTATACCCTTCCCAGGGGAAGAATATTTGATAGAAATGGCAATATCCTTGCTATGAGTGCAGAGACTATATCCATCCTTGTTCGTCCAAAACAAATAAGCACAAAAGATTATACCAGGATTTTAAAGGTTTTAGGAATTAACCCATTGAATTTAAAGAGAAATGAAAAGCCTTTCTGGCTTAAAAGGCGAGTTCCCGTAGAGGTAGGAGAAAAAATAAGAGAAAAAATAAAAAATATTTCTGGAATTGATTTTCTGGTTGAACATAAGAGGTATTATCCATATACCACAATAGGAGGAAACCTTGTAGGATTTGTGAAATTTGAGGATGATGCAAGGAGGATAAATGGATTATCCGGGATTGAGGCATCATTTAATAAATATCTTTTAAGCTCCTCTCATAGCCCTAAGATAATGAGAGATGGAAGGGGAAGGATTTTATATACCCAAGAGAGGTTTCCCGACGAATTAAAGGGAGGGGATGTCTATCTTGCAATAGATGTAAGGCTTCAACATATTGCAGAAGAAGAAATTAGAAAAACAGTGGAAGAATATTCTGCAAAAGGTGGTATTTGTATTATTGGATGTCCGAAGACAGGAGAGATTTTGGCACAAAGCACAATCCCAAGTTTTAACCCAAATATCTACTCAAGCTGGGAAAAAGAGATGTGGAAAAAAATACCGAAGGAAAACCTAAAGAATAAGGCAGTTTCTTTTGTTTTTGAGCCAGGCTCCCTTTTTAAACCAATTATCGCAGGAATCCTTCTTGAAGAAGGGCTGGTAAAAGAAAGTGACAGGTTTTTTTGTAGTGGAGAATATAAGGTGGGCAACAGAAAAATATATTGCCCCCATAAGCATGGAATCCAATCATTTAGGGATGTACTTAAAAATTCCTGTAATGTTGGAATGAGTCAAGCAATAGAAAAATTAAAAGATGAAAGGCTCTTGTTTTACCTTTCCCAATTTGGCTTTGGAACAAAGACAGGTACAGGGATAATTGAGGAGGAAGCCGGGATATTTCCCAAAAGGATGACGAACATAAGAAAGGCAAATCTTTCATTTGGCTATGGAATTTCTGTAACACCAATTCAACTCTATCTTGCATTCTCTACAATTTGCAACAATGGCATTCTTATTTCACCCATTGTTGCAAGGAGCATTTTGTTAAACAATAAGATAATAAAAGAAGAAAAACCTATACCCAAAAGGGAGGTTTTATCACAGGATACAGTCAGTAAACTAAAGGATATGATGGTTTCAATTGTTGAAGAAGGAACAGGAAGGAATGCAAAGATAACCGGATATAAAATTGCAGGAAAGACAGGAACAGCAGAGAAGGTAGTAGGAGGAAGGTATGATGCAAGTAAGGTTGTTTCATCATTTGTTGGATTTTTTCCAGCCGATAATCCAGAAATTCTCATATTGGTTATTTTAGATGAACCAAAGAAGGCACATTATGCAAGCATTGTTGCTTCTCCTTGCTTTAAGAGGATTGCAGAAAGGCTTATATTTTTACAAAACATAAGGAAAGAGCTATAG
- a CDS encoding glycosyltransferase family 39 protein, producing the protein MFFIILGLLFRIIHLQSIEKNDPTFYSLPSGTDMVTYDAQAQDILKGKHPAPYYYCPLYSYFLSFIYFFFGHNLYIARLIQMLLGVFTCLFIYFIANIVFGSRIALISLFLSIIYDMFLIHEGLILLESFSVFLNTASLFFILRLEKERKLKNIILSGLFLGLSALTRATALFFLPFILLWMLKSSRLKASGSRLIRFAFLCLITFLTISPATIMNYIASKKFILISTNGPVNLWIGNNEKANGRYLQPLPSHNLEKRLEEIGDRAYIEEVLRFIKEKPKKFIALLLTKFFFFWDNYEDINNVNYGQVKGYSPLLKLPFFIGFGVIAPLAFLGICLSFRRNALLLHLFFLSYIIILIAFFVTGRHRLVVVPVMVIFSSFAISWIYDKVKEAEYKKLAFSFFPLLLGIILGWKNDIYANFVPIIYQDGFHIKEEKEITIKDTSEEWRGQNCLVLNRGTKCKKEIVIEEDLLKFKEISLKFKYGTLPNTIVELKINESPSSAIDFPYTKGLINPYTCFVDKGILKNGVNSFVFEVKEGTLAIPYDTTYTFGRSYEFRDGDFKKIKKGEFLVELSLKK; encoded by the coding sequence GTGTTTTTCATTATCCTTGGGCTTCTTTTTAGAATTATTCACCTACAAAGTATTGAAAAAAACGACCCGACATTTTATTCTCTTCCCTCTGGGACGGATATGGTTACATATGATGCACAAGCACAGGATATCCTTAAAGGAAAGCATCCAGCACCTTACTATTATTGCCCTCTATACTCATATTTTCTCAGTTTTATCTATTTCTTTTTTGGACACAATCTTTATATTGCAAGGCTTATTCAAATGCTCTTAGGAGTCTTTACTTGCCTTTTTATTTATTTTATAGCAAATATTGTATTTGGAAGCCGGATTGCCTTAATCTCCCTTTTTTTATCTATAATCTACGATATGTTTTTGATTCATGAAGGGCTTATTCTCCTTGAATCTTTCTCTGTTTTCTTAAATACCGCTTCACTATTTTTTATCTTAAGGCTTGAAAAAGAGAGAAAACTTAAAAATATTATTCTCTCTGGCCTATTTTTAGGGCTTTCTGCACTGACAAGGGCTACTGCATTGTTTTTTCTTCCATTTATTCTTTTATGGATGCTAAAAAGCTCAAGGCTTAAGGCTTCCGGCTCAAGGCTTATAAGATTTGCTTTTCTTTGCCTAATTACCTTTCTTACCATCTCTCCTGCCACCATAATGAATTATATTGCTTCAAAGAAATTTATCCTTATTTCAACCAATGGGCCGGTAAACCTCTGGATTGGAAACAATGAAAAGGCAAATGGAAGATACCTTCAGCCACTTCCCTCTCATAATTTAGAGAAAAGATTAGAAGAAATAGGGGATAGGGCATATATTGAGGAGGTTTTAAGATTTATTAAAGAAAAGCCGAAGAAATTCATCGCCCTTTTATTAACAAAATTCTTTTTCTTCTGGGATAACTATGAGGATATAAACAATGTGAACTACGGCCAAGTAAAGGGATATTCTCCCCTATTAAAGCTTCCATTCTTTATTGGATTTGGAGTAATTGCACCTTTAGCATTTCTTGGGATATGCTTATCCTTTAGAAGGAATGCCCTTCTTCTTCATCTCTTCTTTCTTTCTTACATCATCATCCTTATTGCCTTTTTTGTTACTGGAAGGCACAGGCTTGTGGTTGTCCCTGTTATGGTCATTTTTTCCTCATTTGCAATATCATGGATATATGATAAGGTAAAGGAGGCTGAATATAAAAAATTGGCTTTTTCATTTTTCCCCCTTCTTCTTGGAATTATTTTGGGTTGGAAAAATGATATTTATGCCAATTTTGTTCCCATTATTTATCAAGATGGTTTTCATATAAAAGAAGAGAAGGAAATAACCATTAAGGATACATCAGAAGAATGGAGGGGTCAAAATTGTCTTGTTCTTAATAGAGGAACAAAATGCAAAAAGGAGATTGTAATAGAGGAAGACCTTTTAAAATTTAAAGAAATATCGTTAAAATTTAAGTACGGAACATTACCAAACACAATTGTTGAATTAAAAATCAATGAAAGCCCATCCTCTGCAATTGATTTTCCTTATACAAAAGGGTTAATAAATCCATATACTTGCTTTGTTGATAAGGGCATTTTAAAGAATGGGGTGAATTCTTTTGTTTTTGAGGTTAAAGAGGGAACCCTTGCCATTCCTTATGATACAACATACACATTTGGAAGGTCTTATGAATTTAGGGATGGAGATTTTAAAAAAATAAAAAAGGGTGAATTCTTGGTTGAGCTTTCGCTTAAAAAATAA